The following are encoded together in the Phragmites australis chromosome 19, lpPhrAust1.1, whole genome shotgun sequence genome:
- the LOC133899890 gene encoding uncharacterized protein LOC133899890, which yields MSSCRRRPDWVLLNIHAVAGFHSNGTTARDSTRNGKTIEVSLCPALPPHPSNLFVHSSDMNVCVPPVIVCTVDDLLLLRVNMGCGPFSLSPVDCDYFIYRAHASRPSLERLQRPHPFFQNSDVGLLPRPDGHYTVAALIAIGPVHQYVLHLFHSKISSWSCSTLSVKAPQREFPVKIPSHSGRLHHHLTTTVITIGGEGGTMGWVDLWRGILFCDVLDNKPSLRGVSLPLPLKEMSYNNGMGMKLGAAGQRRGIAFIRDKGCLKFVHLEISDVRLPGYDDETGAPSFRTDDWAVTTWTNTKMTDSFEDWHQDYMVQASDITIDNPAISEVLESGLLRKPRGNGAAAEELALQNLSMYQPAPCVNGKDVVYLVAREKFMHPKAWILAVDMENSELQAVVEFGAQIHLGATVIYCPSSISKYTNPAKYINPSTTPVEKGPAGLNDQDSAAE from the exons ATGTCTTCGTGCCGCCGCCGTCCCGACTGGGTCCTCCTCAACATCCATGCCGTCGCCGGCTTCCACAGCAACGGTACCACCGCCAGAGATAGCACCAGGAACGGGAAGACCATCGAGGTATCACTCTGCCCCGCGCTCCCACCACACCCCTCCAACCTGTTCGTGCACAGCTCCGATATGAACGTGTGCGTGCCCCCGGTTATCGTCTGCACGGTGGACGACCTACTCCTCCTACGCGTCAACATGGGGTGTGGACCCTTCTCCCTCTCGCCTGTGGACTGCGACTATTTCATCTACCGGGCTCACGCCAGTCGCCCGTCGCTTGAGAGGCTGCAGCGCCCGCACCCTTTCTTCCAGAACTCCGACGTGGGCCTCCTTCCTCGTCCGGATGGCCACTACACCGTCGCCGCGTTGATTGCCATAGGCCCTGTTCACCAGTACGTACTCCACTTGTTCCACTCTAAGATCTCGAGCTGGAGTTGCAGCACACTGTCTGTGAAGGCGCCACAGAGGGAGTTCCCAGTGAAAATCCCCAGTCACTCGGGTCGGCTTCATCATCATTTGACAACCACCGTGATCACCATCGGAGGTGAAGGTGGTACTATGGGCTGGGTCGACCTTTGGCGTGGCATCCTCTTCTGCGATGTTCTCGACAACAAGCCCTCCCTCCGTGGTGTGTCACTTCCCTTGCCGTTGAAGGAGATGAGCTATAACAATGGCATGGGAATGAAATTAGGCGCTGCTGGGCAACGCCGTGGCATTGCCTTCATCAGAGACAAGGGCTGCCTCAAGTTTGTTCACTTGGAAATTAGTGACGTTCGTCTTCCCGGCTACGATGATGAAACAGGAGCGCCCTCTTTCCGAACGGATGACTGGGCGGTCACCACATGGACCAACACAAAGATGACTGACTCCTTTGAGGATTGGCACCAGGACTACATGGTCCAAGCTTCGGACATCACAATCGACAACCCAGCGATTTCAGAGGTGCTGGAATCTGGGTTGCTGCGCAAACCACGGGGCAATGGGGCTGCAGCAGAGGAGCTAGCCTTGCAGAACCTCTCGATGTATCAGCCCGCTCCCTGCGTGAACGGTAAAGATGTTGTTTACTTGGTGGCCAGGGAGAAATTTATGCACCCGAAGGCATGGATTCTCGCTGTTGACATGGAGAATAGCGAACTGCAAGCTGTAGTAGAGTTTGGCGCTCAAATACATCTTGGTGCAACTGTCATCTATTGCCCTAGTAGCATCTCCAAGTATACGAATCCTGCGAAGTACATTAATCCGTCAACTACCCCAG TTGAGAAGGGTCCTGCGGGATTAAATGATCAAGACAGTGCTGCGGAGTAA